One window of Nostoc sp. C052 genomic DNA carries:
- a CDS encoding DUF2996 domain-containing protein, which produces MADPTNHNQAGEVAPNTADKQVPTTDSPEATDIPTANAPDPKAANPEDNPNAAKPPKREKPAAAVGEKPAADATEEKPAAAKAAKKEKAPSVEDKPFVQFIEQDYLPALQKAIAQKGVQDLQVSFAKQKVPITGFESAEECWQIIGSWSEIGKRQFNLYFPEEDIQGKKGFSCNEGKKPSTLESFLIDERRITLDLLVFGLVQRLDGQKWLGRN; this is translated from the coding sequence ATGGCAGACCCAACCAATCACAATCAAGCGGGAGAAGTAGCTCCCAACACTGCTGACAAGCAAGTTCCTACTACAGACTCACCCGAAGCCACAGATATTCCTACTGCCAACGCGCCAGATCCTAAAGCCGCAAACCCCGAAGATAATCCTAATGCTGCTAAACCACCCAAGCGAGAAAAACCCGCCGCCGCAGTAGGCGAAAAACCCGCAGCTGACGCAACGGAAGAAAAACCAGCCGCCGCTAAAGCCGCCAAAAAAGAAAAAGCCCCATCTGTTGAAGATAAGCCATTTGTACAGTTCATTGAGCAAGACTACTTGCCAGCTTTACAAAAAGCGATCGCTCAAAAAGGTGTGCAAGATTTACAGGTGTCTTTTGCCAAGCAGAAAGTGCCTATCACTGGCTTTGAATCCGCCGAAGAATGCTGGCAAATTATCGGCAGTTGGTCGGAAATTGGTAAGCGTCAGTTTAATCTGTATTTCCCTGAAGAAGATATTCAAGGGAAAAAAGGATTTTCCTGTAATGAAGGCAAAAAACCTAGCACTCTTGAGTCATTCTTAATCGATGAGCGCAGAATTACCCTCGATTTGTTGGTATTTGGCTTAGTTCAGCGCTTAGATGGTCAAAAGTGGTTAGGTAGAAATTAG
- a CDS encoding DUF4351 domain-containing protein, which yields MKESVTYQDIVQKEAFKLISRQLKRRFGDIDVSLVEQIRNLSAEQLENLGEALLDFSEVTDLVAWLGQQ from the coding sequence ATGAAAGAGTCTGTAACTTATCAAGATATCGTTCAAAAAGAAGCGTTTAAATTGATTAGTCGTCAGCTTAAACGGCGCTTTGGTGATATTGATGTATCATTAGTTGAGCAGATTCGTAATTTATCTGCTGAACAGTTAGAAAATTTGGGAGAAGCGTTGTTGGATTTTTCGGAAGTTACTGATTTAGTAGCTTGGTTAGGGCAGCAGTAA
- the acsF gene encoding magnesium-protoporphyrin IX monomethyl ester (oxidative) cyclase — protein sequence MVDSLKKPGFEEIRPGIKVPAKETLLTPRFYTTDFDEMARMDISVNEDELQAILEEFRTDYNRHHFVRDAEFEQSWDHIDGETRKLFVEFLERSCTAEFSGFLLYKELGRRLKGKSPVLAECFNLMSRDEARHAGFLNKALSDFNLSLDLGFLTKSRSYTFFKPKFIFYATYLSEKIGYWRYITIYRHLETHPEDRVYPIFRFFENWCQDENRHGDFFDAIMKSQPQMLNDWKARLWSRFFLLSVFATMYLNDIQRKDFYATLGLDAREYDIHVIQKTNENAGRVFPLMLDVENPEFYERLDVCISNNEKLGAIANSNTPKFLQFFQKLPLYISNGWQLLRLYLMKPIDTASYQGAVR from the coding sequence ATGGTAGATTCCCTCAAAAAACCAGGCTTTGAAGAAATCCGGCCAGGGATTAAAGTCCCGGCAAAAGAAACCCTGTTAACACCTCGGTTTTATACTACCGATTTTGATGAAATGGCACGGATGGATATCTCCGTCAACGAAGACGAGTTACAAGCCATTCTCGAAGAGTTCCGCACTGACTACAACCGCCACCACTTTGTTCGCGATGCCGAGTTTGAACAATCCTGGGATCATATTGACGGGGAAACTCGCAAGTTGTTCGTTGAATTTCTAGAACGTTCTTGTACGGCAGAGTTTTCCGGCTTTTTGCTGTATAAAGAACTTGGTCGTCGCTTAAAAGGCAAAAGCCCCGTTTTGGCAGAATGTTTTAACCTGATGTCACGGGATGAAGCACGTCACGCTGGCTTTTTGAACAAAGCTTTGTCGGACTTTAATCTATCCCTAGATTTAGGGTTTTTGACTAAGAGCCGCAGTTATACTTTCTTCAAACCGAAATTCATCTTCTACGCCACTTATCTTTCTGAGAAAATTGGTTATTGGCGCTACATCACCATTTATCGCCATTTAGAAACACATCCCGAAGACCGGGTTTATCCAATCTTCCGGTTCTTTGAAAACTGGTGTCAAGATGAAAACCGTCACGGTGATTTCTTTGATGCGATCATGAAATCTCAGCCGCAAATGTTGAATGATTGGAAAGCACGGCTGTGGAGTCGGTTCTTCCTGTTGTCGGTGTTTGCGACCATGTATCTCAATGACATCCAACGAAAGGACTTTTATGCCACCCTTGGGCTGGATGCACGAGAATACGATATCCATGTAATTCAGAAGACCAACGAGAATGCAGGTAGGGTATTCCCGCTGATGCTGGATGTAGAGAATCCAGAGTTTTATGAGCGCTTGGACGTTTGTATCAGTAATAATGAAAAACTGGGTGCGATCGCTAATTCCAACACTCCCAAATTCCTGCAATTCTTCCAAAAACTACCGCTTTACATTTCCAATGGCTGGCAGTTATTGCGGCTATATCTAATGAAACCAATTGATACTGCTTCTTATCAAGGAGCAGTTCGTTAA
- a CDS encoding SMI1/KNR4 family protein, which produces MSLLTDALDRILNWLQQNKPSYAYSLQPGLAYEEIEEKVKNLPFRLPKEVYELYQWRNGMIDDNSEFFSYYRFIPLEEALQLEKEISKNFGLSLPFGWFSIFDFENEGFAIIGAEENTK; this is translated from the coding sequence ATGTCATTATTAACAGATGCTTTAGACAGAATTCTAAATTGGTTGCAGCAAAACAAACCTTCTTACGCTTATTCTCTGCAACCAGGATTGGCTTATGAAGAAATTGAAGAAAAAGTTAAAAACTTACCTTTTCGCTTGCCAAAAGAAGTTTATGAACTTTACCAATGGCGGAATGGCATGATTGATGACAATAGCGAGTTTTTCTCTTATTATCGATTTATTCCATTAGAAGAAGCATTACAGTTAGAGAAAGAAATATCAAAAAATTTTGGTTTATCATTACCATTTGGGTGGTTTTCTATCTTTGATTTTGAAAATGAAGGTTTTGCTATTATAGGTGCTGAAGAAAATACAAAATAA
- a CDS encoding SMI1/KNR4 family protein yields the protein MSQLTDALDIILNWLQQNKPSYAYSLQPGLAYEEIEEKVKNLPFRLPKEVYELYQWRNGMCILKGEKIAQFFHGYTFLSLEDAIDEYNQLIGLWDDPELDYEWDKDLYEELAEMVDMTNGLIIPELNKEENELQVEIVNADIWKSDWFPIFYHDPQLYIIVACKHEYFAFISEIYLQSIEDGEPKIIFDSLTNMMLNISESYDKRV from the coding sequence ATGTCACAGTTAACAGATGCTTTAGACATAATTCTAAATTGGTTACAGCAAAATAAACCTTCTTATGCTTATTCTCTGCAACCAGGATTGGCTTATGAAGAAATTGAAGAAAAAGTTAAAAACTTGCCCTTTCGCTTGCCAAAAGAAGTTTATGAACTCTACCAATGGCGGAATGGTATGTGTATACTTAAAGGAGAAAAAATAGCGCAGTTTTTTCATGGATACACTTTTCTTTCCCTAGAAGATGCAATTGATGAATACAACCAGCTAATAGGGTTGTGGGATGATCCTGAACTTGATTATGAGTGGGATAAAGATTTATATGAAGAATTAGCTGAAATGGTTGATATGACAAATGGATTGATTATTCCAGAATTAAATAAAGAAGAAAATGAATTACAAGTAGAAATTGTTAATGCTGATATTTGGAAATCAGACTGGTTCCCTATTTTTTATCATGACCCTCAGTTATATATAATTGTTGCTTGTAAACATGAATATTTTGCATTTATTTCAGAAATATATCTACAATCAATTGAAGATGGAGAACCAAAAATAATTTTTGATAGCCTCACAAATATGATGTTAAATATATCAGAAAGCTATGATAAAAGAGTATAA
- a CDS encoding DMT family transporter produces MTRPKKPHRLIHRISGQTYLWLAMLIFGASGAVTRKLTEIGAQHLIGNAYSGKLRNPISLCNVLFVGNLCALILLILIYGRQWNKATLKQFSRKDWVSLTIVAILSGALAPGLIFQALALTGVNNVILVGRLEPPLTLALSVWLLRERVNIWEFIGAIAAFIGVILTIILQPPTETMMNMGGFGLGIGELLAAAGSIAVAASTIISKKHLSQIPLGIYSIFRTALGTVIFFFIALFLYGRDHFADVLSPFLWQWMFLYGGLIVVLGQSFWIKGLKTSTVSTASLVSSFGPIVGILAAYLILGEAPNFAQYIGGSLILVGIFLSQVGTWRQTSSKVNSTPAQQQVEAGMGFKGI; encoded by the coding sequence GTGACTAGACCCAAAAAACCACATCGCCTAATCCATAGAATTTCAGGACAAACATATCTCTGGCTAGCAATGCTAATTTTTGGAGCATCTGGCGCAGTTACTCGGAAGTTAACAGAAATTGGTGCCCAACATCTTATCGGCAATGCGTACAGCGGCAAGCTACGCAATCCGATTTCTTTATGTAATGTTTTATTTGTGGGAAATCTTTGCGCCTTGATACTTCTGATCCTTATCTATGGGCGGCAGTGGAACAAAGCTACTTTGAAACAATTCTCAAGGAAAGATTGGGTAAGTCTAACGATAGTGGCTATTTTATCAGGAGCGTTAGCCCCTGGCTTAATTTTCCAGGCATTGGCACTTACAGGAGTAAACAATGTTATTTTGGTAGGACGCTTGGAACCGCCTCTAACTCTGGCTTTATCAGTTTGGTTATTGAGAGAACGGGTAAATATTTGGGAATTTATCGGTGCGATCGCAGCCTTTATCGGCGTTATCCTAACTATTATCCTTCAGCCTCCGACAGAAACCATGATGAACATGGGAGGTTTCGGTTTAGGCATAGGGGAACTTTTGGCAGCAGCAGGATCTATTGCTGTAGCTGCTTCCACAATTATTAGCAAGAAACACCTTTCGCAGATTCCTTTGGGAATCTATAGTATTTTTCGGACTGCATTAGGAACCGTAATCTTTTTCTTCATTGCTTTATTCCTCTATGGCAGGGATCATTTTGCTGATGTCCTCTCACCGTTCTTGTGGCAATGGATGTTTCTCTATGGCGGGTTGATTGTGGTATTAGGTCAGTCTTTTTGGATTAAAGGCTTGAAAACTTCCACTGTATCTACGGCTTCCTTGGTTAGCTCATTTGGGCCAATTGTGGGCATCCTAGCAGCCTATTTAATTTTGGGTGAAGCCCCTAACTTCGCTCAATATATTGGCGGCAGCTTGATTTTAGTAGGTATATTCTTGAGCCAAGTTGGCACTTGGCGTCAGACTTCTAGCAAAGTGAATTCTACTCCAGCACAGCAACAGGTAGAAGCTGGTATGGGATTCAAGGGGATTTGA